The Anaerotignum propionicum DSM 1682 sequence CAATCATATTCAAGATTTCATCTCTCAAGGAACGAACTTCTCTTTTCAACCTACCTTCTAACTGATTCACAGCTGCCTGACGGGATAAGTCTGTTTGAGAATGAATAATATCAATGACTGCCTCTGCCTGAGTCAGATCCATACGACCATTTAAAAAGGCTCTTTTGGTGAATTCCCCAGGCTCCGCCAATCTTGCGCCCTCGTTTAAGATAGCCTCTAGGATTCTTCGGGTCACCAACGCACCACCATGACAATTGATTTCCACAATATCCTCTTTTGTATAGGTCTGAGGGGCTTTCATTACAGAAACCAAAGCTTCATCAATGATTTCACCGTGGCTTATAATTTTTCCATAGGATAAAGTATGACTTTTCTTTTCCAAAAGGGATTTTTTTCCCTGAAATAAGCGATCCGCCAGCTCAATACATCCCCGTCCACTTATTCTGACAATGCCAATCCCCCCCATACCTAAAGGGGTAGAAATCGCTGCTATAATATCATCTAAATGATTGAATCTATTCACAGTATCCCTCCTTTTTCTATAAGTGCTAAGGTCAAGATCAAGGTCAAGTCAAGGTCAAGGTCTCGGGACGCTGTCCCGAACCCTGCAAGCCTTTAAAAAGGCTTGACCTAAATTTCGCAGGTGATTCATAACAAAATTAATATCTATTCTCCTAACCCCCATGAAAATGGGGGTTCAATTTAAAGTTTCTGGTCTTGCTTTTTTCAAAAAGCAAGTGGGTGTGGGTGAAACCCACGGTCTTTCTTAACCTTTAATACAGGAAAAACCCGTAACAAGAGCCTCCTGCAACGGGTTTTGAACTGCTTTTTATTTTAAAGTAATTACAACATTACGATAAGGCTCTTCCCCTTCGCTGAATGTTGTTACATAACGATCATTTTGCAATGCAGAGTGGATAATTCTTCTTTCATAAGGATTCATCGGCTCAAGCACTACGTTTTTCTTTGTATGCTTTACTTTCTTCGCCAGGTTAAAAGCAAGAGTTTCCAAGGTTTCCTTCCTTCTTTGGCGATAATTTTCTGTATCAAGCATTACACTGATATAAGCACTGCTGCTTTTGTTTACAACCAGATTCACCAAATATTGCAATGCATCCAAGGTTTGCCCTCTTTTGCCAATCAGAATCCCCATGTCTCCGCCGGTTAAATTAATCAAAAGATGTTTATCCTTCATTTGCGTTTCAATTTTTACAATCAGCCCCATGGATAAAAACACTTCTCTTAAAAAATTTTCTGCGGCACGTTCGGGATTAAAATTCTTTCGAACCAAAACAATTGCTTCTTTTCCGCCAAATACGCCCAAAAAACCTTTTGAACCTTCGTCAATAACAGTGATGGATACCTCTTCCTTAGATGCCCCAAGTTCCGTTAAGGCAGCAGCAACCGCTTCTTCAATGCTCTTA is a genomic window containing:
- the jag gene encoding RNA-binding cell elongation regulator Jag/EloR — protein: MDEIRKSGKSIEEAVAAALTELGASKEEVSITVIDEGSKGFLGVFGGKEAIVLVRKNFNPERAAENFLREVFLSMGLIVKIETQMKDKHLLINLTGGDMGILIGKRGQTLDALQYLVNLVVNKSSSAYISVMLDTENYRQRRKETLETLAFNLAKKVKHTKKNVVLEPMNPYERRIIHSALQNDRYVTTFSEGEEPYRNVVITLK